In one window of Primulina tabacum isolate GXHZ01 chromosome 8, ASM2559414v2, whole genome shotgun sequence DNA:
- the LOC142552895 gene encoding filament-like plant protein 4 isoform X2 — protein MSCMSISSLLSSLLLSTPRVFGAALVMDKRSWPWKKKSSDKQGVEKVDSTALDASNSISEASETQIDKSKQENKKPKYVQLSIESYTHLTGLEDQLKSYEDKVKTLEDEVTELNEKLSEAHSEITNKEILVKQHAKVAEEAVSGWEKAEAEAAALKTHLESVTLLKLTAEDRASHLDGALKECMRQMRNLTEEHDQKLHEVVINKTKLFDKMKLELEAKISNLNQELLRCAAENAALSRSLQERSNMLIKVNGEKSQAEAEIQILKSKIEACEKEVNTHKYELHIARKEVEIRNEEKNMSVRSAEVANKQHLEGVKKIAKLEAECQRLRVLVRKRLPGPAALAQMKLEVENLGRDCGESRLKRYPVRPPTPLSSQIPDFGLGNTQNYHKGNELLSERVLAMEEEMKMLTEALAKRNSELQASRALFAQTAGKLQSLEAQLQVDGEQRRSMRSGALVPIESFCSQSIGNAPSFTSVSEDGNDDSISCAGSWATGVMSDLSHLKKSEHTNPLDLMDDFLEMEKLAYLSNGTVPIMGISGNVGNGRCEIVQQEESLEFTMRTEPPVSEEGCGLEAGVSSDDDVTVAIPQLQADALIFKKLISKISLILSGDVNLCTETAQIFNQELEIAVTRIHDFFTILGREAKAVLGTISTDGDELNKNLDSFSAKYTESIKNVINLNEFVIDISHVLSKASELQFNVTGFKSSEMETGSFDCIDKIALPESKTSVDLSGDRYPNGCAHFSDSASDPDVPHDGNLVPTSESTNPSSKCSLEEFEQLKLDKENLAVDLARFIENFEVNKSQLLETQQHLSEVHSQLTIAQKANSLLETQLKCMAESYKSLETRAEGLEIKVNQLQGAIESLENELQEERKNHHDALARCTDLQEQLQRSQSDRGAAADSDDNISQFQGRSNYEVCIIHGQALEKTKSTFLLYQEKELAAAAEKLAECQETIFLLDKQLKAMRPQTEFLSSPNYGRTQKTDHPIENEPTVSGTNIRDADSSLMDTTPCLNFQGAESKSPFDMFNAPFTPSDYEVHNLQQSPVSKYSKHRPTSSGSSFAASTPTPEKQARGFSRFFSAKGKNGQ, from the exons ATGTCTTGCATGAGCATCTCATCTCTACTTTCTTCCTTGCTGCTTTCTACGCCTCGGGTTTTTGGAGCTGCG CTTGTAATGGATAAACGGAGTTGGCCGTGGAAGAAAAAGTCATCTGATAAGCAAGGTGTTGAGAAAGTAGATAGTACTGCATTAGACGCTTCTAATTCTATTTCCGAGGCCAGTGAAACTCAAATTGACAAG TCTAAGCAGGAAAACAAGAAACCGAAGTATGTTCAATTATCAATAGAATCATATACACATTTAACTGGATTGGAGGATCAATTGAAGTCCTATGAGGATAAAGTCAAGACCTTAGAAGATGAAGTAACTGAACTGAATGAAAAGTTATCCGAAGCCCATTCAGAAATTACCAATAAAGAAATCCTGGTGAAACAACATGCAAAAGTAGCTGAAGAAGCTGTTTCAg GTTGGGAAAAGGCGGAGGCAGAGGCTGCAGCATTAAAAACTCATCTCGAATCTGTCACATTGCTAAAGCTTACCGCGGAGGATCGGGCATCTCATTTAGATGGTGCTTTGAAGGAATGCATGAGGCAAATGCGAAATTTGACGGAAGAACACGATCAAAAGTTGCATGAAGTTGTTATTAACAAAACGAAGCTTTTTGATAAGATGAAGCTCGAGCTTGAAGCAAAAATATCCAATTTAAACCAAGAACTACTCAGGTGTGCTGCTGAAAATGCTGCACTCTCTAGGTCTTTGCAAGAACGCTCGAACATGCTGATCAAAGTGAACGGGGAGAAGTCACAGGCTGAGGCTGAGATACAAATTTTGAAGAGCAAAATCGAGGCCTGTGAAAAAGAAGTGAATACACATAAGTATGAGCTTCATATTGCTAGGAAAGAGGTGGAAATTCGCAACGAGGAGAAGAACATGAGTGTGCGATCTGCTGAAGTAGCTAACAAGCAGCATCTCGAGGGAGTAAAGAAAATTGCCAAGCTTGAAGCAGAATGTCAACGATTACGCGTTCTTGTTCGGAAGAGATTGCCTGGTCCAGCTGCACTAGCGCAAATGAAACTTGAAGTTGAAAACTTGGGCCGGGATTGTGGTGAGTCTCGTCTGAAGAGGTATCCTGTGAGACCTCCTACTCCACTCTCATCCCAAATACCTGACTTTGGACTTGGAAACACACAAAATTACCATAAAGGCAATGAGTTACTATCAGAACGTGTACTAGCGATGGAGGAAGAAATGAAGATGTTGACAGAAGCACTGGCAAAACGCAACAGTGAATTGCAAGCTTCGAGGGCGTTATTTGCTCAGACCGCTGGCAAGCTTCAAAGTTTAGAAGCACAACTGCAAGTTGATGGCGAACAGAGAAGGTCTATGAGATCAGGTGCTCTGGTTCCAATAGAGAGTTTCTGTAGTCAAAGCATTGGTAATGCACCAAGTTTTACCTCCGTTTCAGAAGATGGAAATGACGATAGCATAAGTTGTGCTGGTTCGTGGGCTACCGGAGTTATGTCTGATCTCTCTCATTTGAAGAAATCTGAACACACAAATCCGTTGGATCTTATGGATGACTTTCTGGAGATGGAGAAATTAGCATATCTTTCCAATGGAACAGTTCCAATTATGGGTATATCAGGTAACGTAGGTAATGGGAGATGTGAAATTGTCCAGCAGGAAGAATCACTTGAATTCACCATGAGAACTGAACCCCCAGTGTCTGAGGAGGGTTGTGGTTTGGAAGCTGGAGTGTCTTCTGATGATGATGTAACTGTTGCAATTCCACAGCTGCAGGCAGATGCACTTATCTTCAAGAAGCTCATATCAAAAATATCTTTGATTCTGTCTGGAGATGTTAACCTGTGTACGGAGACCGCACAAATCTTTAACCAAGAACTGGAAATTGCCGTTACTCGGATTCATGACTTTTTCACGATTCTGGGTAGAGAGGCCAAGGCAGTTCTGGGAACAATTTCTACTGATGGAGATGAATTGAATAAAAACCTTGACTCGTTCTCTGCCAAATATACCGAATCTATAAAAAATGTGATTAATCTGAATGAGTTTGTTATTGACATCTCTCATGTATTAAGCAAAGCAAGTGAGCTGCAATTCAACGTTACGGGATTTAAAAGTTCTGAAATGGAAACTGGCTCATTTGATTGTATAGACAAGATTGCACTCCCTGAGAGCAAAACTTCTGTTGATTTATCAGGAGACAGGTATCCAAACGGCTGTGCTCACTTTTCTGATTCCGCATCTGATCCTGATGTCCCTCATGACGGGAATCTTGTTCCTACCTCTGAATCAACAAATCCGTCGTCGAAATGCTCGTTGGAGGAGTTTGAACAGTTGAAATTGGACAAGGAGAATCTTGCAGTTGATCTGGCTAGATTTATAGAAAACTTCGAAGTCAACAAGTCTCAATTGCTGGAAACGCAGCAGCATCTTTCTGAGGTTCATTCACAACTAACAATAGCTCAAAAGGCCAACAGCTTGCTTGAGACACAGCTCAAATGCATGGCAGAGTCGTACAAATCACTTGAAACACGGGCAGAGGGATTAGAGATTAAGGTAAACCAACTTCAGGGGGCAATAGAAAGTTTAGAAAATGAGCTACAAGAGGAGAGGAAAAATCATCACGATGCACTTGCCAGATGCACTGATCTCCAAGAGCAGCTGCAAAGGTCGCAAAG TGATCGCGGTGCAGCAGCCGATAGTGATGACAATATTAGCCAG TTTCAAGGCCGTTCCAATTACGAGGTGTGTATCATCCATGGTCAAGCTTTGGAGAAAACTAAAAGCACTTTTCTTCTTTATCAGGAGAAGGAGTTGGCAGCTGCAGCCGAGAAGCTGGCCGAGTGTCAAGAAACCATATTTCTTCTCGACAAGCAGTTAAAAGCGATGCGTCCCCAAACTGAGTTTCTCAGTTCCCCGAACTACGGAAGAACTCAGAAAACCGACCACCCCATTGAAAATGAACCAACTGTAAGTGGCACAAATATTCGAGATGCGGATTCATCTTTAATGGACACCACCCCTTGTCTCAATTTTCAAGGAGCAGAATCCAAATCCCCCTTTGACATGTTCAACGCTCCATTTACTCCATCAGACTATGAAGTACACAATCTACAGCAGTCGCCAGTTTCTAAGTATTCAAAACACCGTCCCACAAGTTCAGGCTCGTCTTTTGCAGCATCTACTCCCACTCCCGAGAAACAAGCTCGTGGGTTTAGCAGATTCTTTTCAGCTAAAGGGAAGAATGGTCAGTAG